The nucleotide window GACCAGGCCCTCGGCCTCGTAGATCCGAAGCGTCCGGGGGTGCACCTCCAGCATGTCCGCCGCGGTGCCGATGGCGAAGAGCGGCCGGGCGGGGTCGACCCCCGGCACCTCGGGCATGGGGGCCGGGCGGGGCCGGGGGGCGGCGTGGAGGTCTTGGGCCGGGCGGGCCATGGCTTATCCCTCGGCCCCGGGGCCGGCGGCCAGGAAGGCCTCGCAGGCCCGGCGGCGGGCGGGGGGACAGTTGCCCACGTGCCAGCAGGGCACGTGGCGGAGCAGCCGCTTGAGGGCCGCCAGCGACAGCCCCTGGTCGTCGATCATCGCCTTGAGACACCGCACCCAGTGGATGTGGGCCGGGCCGTAGTAGCGCCAGCGGCCCTTGCGCTCCGGCCGAAGGAGCCCCTCCGCCTCGTAGACCCGCAGCGTGCGGGGATGGAGG belongs to Dissulfurirhabdus thermomarina and includes:
- a CDS encoding MerR family transcriptional regulator, giving the protein MRTDKALFPIGTAAEILDLHPRTLRVYEAEGLLRPERKGRWRYYGPAHIHWVRCLKAMIDDQGLSLAALKRLLRHVPCWHVGNCPPARRRACEAFLAAGPGAEG